The DNA window AGAGGCCCACGCTCCCCTGGGCGTCGAGCTCCATGATGAGCGTGCGCTGGCCGGCGCGCGCAAACGCGAGCCCCAGGTTGAGAGAGATCGTCGTCTTGCCCACCCCGCCCTTCTGGCTCGCGACCACCAGGATGTGCATGGAATCAGCGCTCAGAGCAGGGAGATCCGCTTCATGAACTCACCGCAGAGATCGCTGCTGGGATTGCGCTCGCGCTCGATCTTGAGCCCATCCCGGAAGATGCGATCCGCGCTCTCCAGGTTGCCCAGCACGACGTGGCAGATCCCGAGCATCTCGTAATCGGCCGGCTCGCTCTGGACGCTCACCAGCTCGGTGAGCGGTTGAACCGCGCTGCGGTACGCCTCCAGCATCACCTCGGAGTGCTTGGGAGGGAGGCCCTTGGCGAAGACCATGAGCCGGAGCGCCTGGCGCTGGTCCTCCAGTCGGCACTCGCTGAACCACGCGCTGGTGAACACGTCTCGATAACCGGCGAAGGCATCATCGAAGTTACCAGCACGTGCCTGCCCAACGATTGTCTTGATCGCGCTGACCAGCGTCTCTTTCGCCATGGTTGCGGCACCATACACGGGCGGGGAGCGGACGGGGAGAGGCGCCCGGATCGGTGGGGGCTCCCCTGGGCCGTGAGCGATGCCGGAAACCACGCCGCGCCCGGCTGGACGTACGCCAGCGTGGCTGCATGCAGGGCCCTCCAGGATCGGGTGGCGCAGGCCTCTTCAGGGGTCGAGGCGGGCGCACCTCGGGATCGAGGAATGGTGATCCGATCGGGGGGCAGGTCGGGTACGCTCCTTCCATGCGCTGGCGGTCTCATCTGGGCCTTCTCCCCTTCGCTCTGCTCACGGCGACACCCGGCTGCTCGGGTGACGACGACGAGAAGAAGACACCGCCTCCCTCCAATCCTTGCGAGGTCCCGGCCGTCTTCGAGGCGGGCAGCGCCGAGGGGCACGCCGATCCGCTCGGCGCAAAGGCCGCGGGGCAGGCGCGGGCGGGGCGCATCCGCGATGGCGCGAGCTTCCCGCAGCCCGCTCACGGCAGGCAGCAGATCCAGACGGGGGACATCGTCCTCATCAACGACAAGATCTCGGTGGTGATCGAGGACGCCGGGATCAGCGATGGCTACGGTCGCTACGGTGGCGAGATCATCGCCATCGACAAGGTGGGTGACGACGGCCGGCCGATGGGCGTGTCGCGCTACCTGGAGACGCTCGCGGGTCTCGGCACGGAGTCGATCCTGCCGGAAGAGGTGAGCGTGCTCAACGACGGCTCGAATGGCGAGGCCGCCGTGGTGCGCGTGAGCGGGGTGCTGTCCCCCATCCCGTTCATCAAGGACTCCCTCGGCGCGATCCTCGCGAGCTACGGGCTGCGCGCGGCGCACGATTTCATCCTCGAGCCCGGCGCCGAGCGTGTGCGCGTCGTGCTGCACGTCGTCAACGATCGCGAGCAAGAGCTGAATTTCGGCGTCGACCGCGAGGGCAGCGACGAGCTGGTGGGGTTCTTCCACGCGAGCCAGTCGCAGATGATGACCCCCGAGTTCGGCTTCCAGGATCCGGACGGGGTGGTCTCCTGGGTCGGATTCGACGGCGGCCCCTTCGGGTTCGCCTGGCGCTCGCCGCGCGGGCCGATGGACTTCGCGCTCTTCATCTCGGGCTTCGCCCTCTTCCTGGGCCCTGCGTTCGTCGCGGATGCGTGCTCGGTGACGACCGTCGAGCATGGCGAGTTCATCGCCGGGGGTCCGCACTACGACGGCCTGCGAGAAGCCATCCGTCGGGTCGACGAGGAAGCGCCCTGGCGCGAGGTGCGGGGTAAGGTGACCGATGCGGACGGCCTGCCCGTGGCTGGCGCGTGGGTCCACGCCGAGAGCGCGGGGGGCGAGTACCTGTCCCGGGTCGTCGCCGATGACGAGGGCAACTACCTGCTCCACGCGCCGCCCACGGACGATGTGGTCCTCATCCCTCAGCTCCGCGGCTACCCGCCGCACGACGGGACGGTGGTGCCGCCCGGCGAGAGCGAGGCCGTGCTCAGCTTCGAGCCGCACGGGATCATCCACGTGGTCGCCACCGACGCACCGAACGGCGAGCCGCTCCCGGTCCGGGTCCAGGTGATCCCCGCGTCGTCCCTCCCCGCGACCCCCCGCACCTACGGGGTGAAAGACGAGGTCGGGGGTCGCCTGCACCAGGACTTCGCCGTCACCGGCGAGGCGCACCTGATCGTCCCGCCCGGCCAGCACCAGGTGCTCGTCACGCGAGGCTACGAGTGGGAGCTGTTCGACATGCAGGTGACGGTCGATGCCGGTCAGACGGTCGACGTGCCCGTCGCGCTGGAGCACAGCGTCGACACGAGCGGCGTGTTCTGCGCGGACTTCCACATGCACGCCTGGTTCTCGGCCGACTCGAGCGATCCGGTCGACTACAAGGTGAAGGGGGCCATCGCCGACGGGCTCGACATCCCCGTGTCGAGCGAGCACGACTGGGTCGCCGACTTCCAGCCCGTCATCGAGCGCCTCGGGCTCACCTCATGGGCGTTCGGCGTCGCTTCCCAGGAGCTGACGACGTTCAAGTTCGGCCACTTCGGCATCCTGCCGCTGGAGCCGAAGCCGGGGCAGCTCAACAACGGCGCCGTCGACTGGATCGACCTGACGCCGCAGGAGGTGTTCGACTCGGCGCACAAGCAAGCGGAGGACCCGCTGGTGATCGTCAACCACCCGAGCGGGAGCTCCTTCAGCGGGTACTTCCGCGCGTCCTCGTACGATCGCAAGAAGGGCTCCGGGTCGCCCGACCTGTGGAGCGACCACTTCGAGGCCGTCGAGGTCTTCAACGAGTCCGACTTCGAGGACAACCGGAACGAGTCGGTCGCCGACTGGTTCTCGCTCCTCAACCACGGGCACAAGTTCTGGGCGACGGGCGCCTCGGACTCGCACGAGCAGCGCACCAACCCGAGCGGCTACCCGCGCACGTGCCTGCTCTTCGGGCACGACGACATCACCGCGCTCACGCCGAAGGCAGTCCGCGACGTGATGGCCGCGGGAGCCGCGACGGTGAGCGGTGGGCTGTTCATGACCGTCGCGGGGCCTGGCGGCGAGACGCCAGGCGAGATGGTGACCACGACGAACGGGAAGGCGACGTTCACGGTCACCGTGCAGGCCCCGAGCTGGGTCGGCGCAGACACGCTGGAGACCATCGTGAACGGCGAGACGATCTCCGTCGAGCCGCTGATGCCCATCGGCAACGGGCAGCCCGGGAAGCGGTTCATGACGCAGGTCGAGGTCAGCCGAGACGCGTCGCGCGACGTGAACTGGGTGGTGTTCCACGCGAAGGGTGACGCCGACCTCGCGCCGCTGCGCCCGGGGCGCCGGCCGTTCGCGGTCTCCAACCCCGTGTTCCTCCGGTGAGCGCGGTCCCGCAGTGACGAAGAAGAGCTGCCCCGCAGGGACGAACCATCCTGCGGGGGAGCGCTGCGCTGCAGGGATGCGTCACCCGGCAGCAGGAACGGTCAGGGCACTTTCCCGGGGAGGGGCTGCATCGCCAGGCGCGTGGTGCCCTGACAGGTGACGTTGACCGTCTGGCCCTTCGTCAACCACTCGGGGTACTTGTTCTTCCCAGGTTGCGCGAGGCGCACGAACCAGGTCCCACAGCGCACCTGGAGAGGGCCGTTCGCTTCGCCGAGGTAGCGGCCGCTGATGTAGACGCTCGCCTCCACGGGGAACGAGATGGTGAGGTAACCCGCGCCTGCGGGGAGCGTGGCGGCGTCGGGCTCCGGCGCCGCGGTGGGACGGGTCGAGACCTCCGGCACAGGCGGCGGAGGAAGGGGAACGGCCGTGGGCAAGGCCGACGTGGTGGCAGCGGCGCTGGTGCCCGGGGTGGCGCTGCCGTCCTGGGGTTGCGGTGCGCGGTAAGCGACGACGATCCACACCACGGCCACGAGGGTGGCGGTCGCGGCCGAGACGATGACCGTGCCGAAGAGCGACCGCGAGGAAGGAACGAGCGAGCGAGACTCCGTCACCTCGGTGGCCACGTTGGAAGGTGTGCCCGACGTGGGCACGCCAGAGGGGGCAGCCCCGAAGACGGGGGTTCCGCTCGGCAGCGTCGGTGGCGGACCGAAGTGGATCTGGCCTCCTGGCGCCGGGGTCATGCCGGACAGACCCGCGCTCACCTGGGATGGCGCGGGCGTCATCCCCGAGACCTGGGTGGCGATCACGACAGGAGGTGCGGGCAGCGGCGGCGGTGCGCCGAACTGGATGTGGGAGGGCGACTCGGCGGCGCCACCAGGCTTCGCCTGCGCTGGAGGTGACACCGCGGCCGACGCGGCGTCGCCGGCGGGCTCCTCGACGGCCTCGAGATCGTCGGGCGAGATCTCCGTCGCCCCGTCCTCGGTGCTCTCCGCTGGCAGCCGCGCAGCGCCCGGCACCTTGACGAAGAAGTTTTCCTTGGCCTTCACCGGGATGGTCGGCCGCCGCGCGTCCTCGCCCCCCGCGTCTTCGAGCTCGATCGTCGCATGCACCGACTGGATGCAGCGCACCAGCTCGCCCTTGCCCAGCTCGGGGCGGAGGACCCGGATCAGCGTCTTCTCGATGATCGAGCAGTCCGTCTTCCGGTCCTCCGGCTTGGGCGAGAGCGCAGCCTCGATCATCGCCATCACGGGCTGCGGCACGTCCGGTCGGAGCGTGGAGATCTGCGCTGGTCGCGAGCCGTCCACGGGCGGCCGACGCCCGGCGAGCATCGCCCAGAGCAAGAGGCCCACGGCGTAGATGTCGGCCTTGGTGGTGGCCCGCTCGCCGCGCGACTGCTCGGGCGCCATGTACCCAGGAGTCCCCTTCACCGTGCCGACCACGGTGTCGGGCGTGCGGCCGAGGATCTTGCCGAGCCCGAAGCCCGTCACCCTCACCTGCCCATCCCACCCGATGACGATGTTGCCCGGGTGGATGTTGCGGTGGATGACCGGCGCGGGCTCCCCCTCCTGATCGGTCTGCGTGTGCGCGTGCGCCAGCGCGCCCGAGACCTGCTGCATGATGTAGTAGATCGACGCGTCGCCGAGCTTCAGCCGGCGGCTCACGAGGTGCCTCAGGAACCTGTCGAGGTGCACCCCCTCCACGTGCTCGAGCACGAGGACCAGCTTCTCCTCGTGCTCGAAGAAGTCGTACATCCGCACGATGGCCGGATGGTTGAGCCGCGAGCAGATCCACGCCTCTCGGGCCAGCTCCTCGGCGAAGCGGGAGTCCCCTTCCGCCGTGTTCGGCACCAGCTTCAGCTCACAGTTGCGCTGAAAGCCCATGGGCCCGTCGAGGCGGGCGAGGTACACACTGGTCGATCCCGTTCCGCTCAAGCGCTTGAGGACCTTGTAGGTCCCAAGGGTCTCGGGAACGGGCTCCGCGGGGAACATCAGGCGTGATCCTACCGCACCGACGTTCCCTCACCCAAACTCGCGGCCTCTCTCCCTGGATCGCCCGTCATGAGATTGCCCCCCTCGCCGGGACTCGCGTAGGCTGAGGGGGCATGCGGCAGCGGGATTTCCGGCTTTCCCTGGCGGCGATCCTGGCAGGGACGACCGCCTGCTCGGCGTCGGCGCCACCCTCGGGACAACCGGCTCACACCGTCACGGTCGCGCTGCCAGAACCCGGAACCGACGAAGGAGCGGCCCCAGGGGAGGCTACGCCAACAGCGCACCAGACCATCCAGAGCCTCGGCCCCCTCTACATCGGGCAGGCCGTGGAGGAGGTCAGAAGCCTGCTCGGCCGCGAGGCCTCCCTCGTCCAGCACGACGAAGAGCGCGATCGGTGGCGTAGCAGTGGATACGACCCGGAGCGCGAGCTGGTCTTCGCCCTGGGGTTCGATGAGGTGCTCGTCTACGAGAACCCCGCCCCCGGGCTACCCCCCATCTGGAAGGTGTATGTGCACGAGGGGCAGGTCCGGATGCTCAAGGCCTCCGTCCTGCTGCACGCGATGACGGGCCTGGAGACGATCGGGTTTCCCCCGTCATGCTTTCTGACCCGCCCCGGTCACGGCGTCATCCAGACCTTCGGGCAACCCGATGTCCTCGTGCGCGACCACGGCGAACGACAGCAGACGTTCCATTATCTGGGACGTGGACTCAGCGTGATCGTGGACAAGGGGAGCATCCAGGTCTTCGACATCTTCGGCGCGCTGCCCGTCGCGAAGCGAGAGCAGGTGCGCCGGCAGATCACGCCGGCGCAGCCGTAGAAGAACCTGAGGGCGTGGGCCCGAGAGGGCCCTGCGTGGGGGTACGCAGGACTAGAGCTGGGGGGGCGGCTTGACCGCGCTCTGGACCGTCCCGCTGGAGAGCTGGTTCGTCCAGTAGATGTGGGTCTGGTCGATGGCGAGCCCCCACGGGGACTGGAGCCCTGCGGCGAAGGTGGAGACGATGCCGCTCGGTGACGCCCTCATCACGGAGCCGCTGGCCGCATTGGCCCAGTACACCCCCGTCGGGTCCGCCGCGATCATGCGAGGATTGCCCTGGCCCTGTGCCACCATCTCGACGGTCCCTCCCGTCTTGAGCACGCGCATGACGGTCCCTGTCGCGCTGGTGGTCCAGTAGGCGTAGAGCGCATCCACGGCGATCTCCCGGATCTCGCCCTGGCCGGTGGCGAGCGTCGTGGGCTGGCCTCCGGTGCCGTCTTTCAGGACGCGCTGCACCGTGCCTGAATTACGCAGCACCCAGTACGCATGGGTGTCGTCGACCGCGACCGCATTGGGCACGCCCCCGGTCGCGAGGGTCGTGAAGGGACCCGCACCCATGGAACCACGGGGCGCGCGCACCACGCCGCCGTTGCCCTCGTGGTAAGTCCAGTACACGTAGGCATCGTCGATCGTGAGCCCGAACGGGTAGCGGAGATTCTCGGCGATCGGCTCCGGGGGCGTGCTGCCGTCCACCGCGGCTTCCATGATGCTCCCGTTCTGAGCGCCCGAGATGCCGCGGTTGGCCCAGTAGACATGGGTCGCATCGGCGGCGATGCCCGACGGGTTCGACTGGCTCGTGGCCATGACCGTGATCGTGGTCCCGTCGAGCGACGATTTCACCACCGTGTTGTTGCCGAAGTTGGACCAGAAGAGCGCGTCACCCCCGACGGCGAGGTAGCTCGGCTGCGACTGACCCGTCGCGCCAGTCGCCACACCGACGCAGAGCCCGGCCTGACAGGTCCCTCCGCTGCAGTTGTTTCCGCACAGACCGCAGTGGCGCGCGTCGACCTCGGGCTGGATCTCACACCCGTTCGAGTCGTCGTTGTCGCAGTTCGCGAAGCCGGGCTCGCACGTGAGCGGCCCGCCCGCGCCAGCGCCTCCTTCGCCGCCGAGTCCCCCTTGACCGCCAGCGCCGCCGAGGCCGCCTTCTCCACCGGCGCCCCCAGCGCCACCAGCGCCTCCTCCGCCAGTCCCTGCGCCTCCCGTACCACCAGCGCCGCCCTGCGGTCCGCTCGTCGTGCCGGGGCCCGTCGAGCCATCACCGGAGCACGCAGGAACGGCCATCACCAACAGGACAGCGGCAAACAAGCAAGAGCTACGCGGGGTACCAAGCACGGAGACCTCCTATGGTGTGCAGCATACACGAACCCAGCAGCGCCTGGGTTCATCGCGCTTCGCTCACGCCCTCTCGTTTCTGGGCGTCACGTCCTCCTGCGCGACCGCCAGCGCCCCGGACGCCCGCAGCGCGGACAGAAGCATCTCCAGCAGGAAGTCGCAGATGGCGGCCAGCGGCAGCTCTCGGCGCTCGACCCAGTCGAGGCTGGTGACCTCCACGAGGCCGATCCACCCTCGCAGTGCCAGGCGCAGCGCAGGTGGATTCCCCTGCACGAAGGGAACGCCGTCCACCCCTTCGAGCAGCCGCTCCAGGTACGTCGCGCGGGTCTGCTCGATGATGGCCACCACGCCGGGATCAGAGCCGATGCCTCCCCGGAACAGCGTCGTGTAGGCCCGCGCGTGGCGGACCACGTAGTCCAGATACGCCTCGACCCCATGACGGACCCGCTCGAGCGGTGGCGCCTCCGCGCCTTCCAGGACAGTGGTCGCGAGGAGCTGCCGGGCCGCCTCGCTCAGGCAGGCGATGTAGAAGTCCCGTTTCGTCGGGAAGTAATGGTAGAGGAGCCCCTTCGACACCCCGGCCGAACGCGCGACGTCGTCGATCGACACCTCGTCGTAAGAGCGTTCGTAGAAGGCAGCCAGCCCGAGCTCGACGAGCTGCGCGCGGCGCTCGTCGAGATCCAGACGCAGCCGTGGGCCACGCGTCGAGGTGAGCTTCCCCTCGGAGGAACCGCTGCGTCGGACGGCACACATGGGAGCGCCACCCTAGTACAGCGACGGGCCGACCCGCGCCCGGACCGCTCCGAAGGCTCGAATCGTCGCCGGATCCAGAGGTCGCGCCAGCTTGTTGACCTTTGTTCAACAGCGCGCTACCCATGGGTCACGGTTATTGAACGGAGGTCAACAGTATGGCGAGCCCCCATCCCATCCGGCCACGCAAGCTCGATCTCGACTTCGGCGCGGTCCCGCGCGCCTGGTTTGCTGGCAATGCCGCGGCGACCGGCATCGCCAATGGCGTGAACCTGCTGTTCCCCATCGGCGAGCGCTTCTTCGTTCGCAGCGTGCTTCGCCACATGGACCGGCTGGATCCCGCCCTTCAGGAGCAAGTCCGCGGCTTCTTCGGGCAGGAAGGCCGTCACGCCGGCGCTCACGAACGGTTCTTCGCCGCCATGCGCAGCCATGACTACCGCTTCGATCGCTTCCTGGAGATCTTCGAGACCGTCATCCGGTACCAGGAGGAGCACCTGCCCGCCGTGCTCTCGCTGTCCGCGACGGCTGCCGCCGAGCACTACACGGCGCTGCTGGCCGAGGCCGTCCTCCGGCGCCGGGCGCTGGAGCACGCGCACCCCGCGCTGCGTGACCTCCTCCTCTGGCACGCCGCCGAGGAGATCGAGCACAAAGCCGTGGCGTTCGACGCGCTCCAGCAGGTGAACCCGAGCTACGCCGTGCGCATGGCCGGCCTCGCCCTGGCCTCCAGCATCCTCTTCAGCTTCTGGTTCGCTGCGACGGTGATGCTCTGGCACCAGGACGGCATGTCCCCCCTCGGCGCGCTCCGTGAACTCCGGAAGCTCCGGGAGCGGGCCCGCGCCGCGGGCGTGGAAGCCCACACGTCGCTGGTCCGCACGACGATGCTGCGCGGCCTGCTCCAGTACCTCAGCCCAGGCTTCCATCCCTCCGACAACGACAACGACGCGCTCGCGCAGGCGTACCTGGTGGAGGCCGGGCTCGAACCGGCGGCGTGAGCACGTCCGGGCGGCGATCTTGCGCGCCGCCCGGCGTGTTGACTTCACCAGGACCCTTCACTAGTCCGGTCGAGGTGAACCGCTCGACTGCTCCTGCTGTTGTGATGTCTGCGGGCCGTGGCCTCGTCTTCGCGGCCCTGATCGCGCTCTCGGCATGCGGCGCACCAGCCGCGGAGCCGAGCGTCCCCGAGGCGCCCACGGCGTCGACCGCGGAGGCCCCTGCGGCCGCCACGGATCCAGCCCCTGCGCCCACGCCTGCGCCCGCCGTGACCGACGACGCCCTCGGAGGCCGCCTCTACGATCGCTGGTACACGGGCAAGGACTTCGCCCCCGACAACGCGAAGACCGCCGACGCGATCGATGGGCGCGGTGGCCCCTTCGGCAACGGCTCGCTGGCGCGCGGTGATGGCGCGCCGTGGTCCAACGCCAGCGGGCACGACTACCGCCTCAAGAACCTGTTCGGCTGGGATCTCCGCGGCAGCGAAGGCATCGCCGGGCCGAAGTACCAGAACAAGAAGCAGGTGCTCGCGAAGAACCTGCTCTCCGGCAAGGAGTCGTTCGACGAGCTGCTCGCATGGCTCGACAAGGGGAGCCCCGAGACGCCGGCCTTCGGCCCGGTGCTCTCGCAGGACGAGCTGCGCTCGCTCACGGCGTTCATCGTCGGCGTCCGCGACGGCAAGCTCCCGCACCCGGACCAGATCTGGACCCTGTCGGCTTCGACGCCAGGAAACTACACGCTGAAGAGCGGCGGAGACGCCACGCGCGGCGCACAGATCATCAAGGAGCGCTGCGTGCGCTGCCACGGCGCCGACGGCACGGCGATGCTGTTCGACGACGACGAGTACTCGCTCGGGACCCACTCGCGCCAGAAGGCCTACGAGGACTGGGCCAAGATCCTGAACGGCCAGCCCGGCACCAAGATGGGCCGGCAGGTCAAGGGCGCCACGGCGCAGGAGATGGCGCAGGAGATCCTCGACATCTTCGCGGCCCTCTGCGACCGCAAGGCCTTCCCGAAGGGGAGCGCCAAGGGTGCCGACGTGGCCGACAAGGACCCGCGCTGCGGCGCCTACCTGCGCTGACCCCGAGGCGGTGAGGGGTGCTTCCTCACCGCCACGACCACATCACCGCAACAGCAGCTCCGGCCCTGGGGGACCGAGCGCCTCCACCTTCACATCCACCCACCCTGCGGCCACCCGCAGGCGCTCGGCCACCTTGGTCAACACCGACCAGGAGTTCATGCAGCGGAGCACGCACGCGGGCCCTGGCTTCGCGGCCGGCATCCCCGCATCGCCACGCTGGCAGGCGTCGATGGCGTCCCGGTAACGGACCGCAGCGCGGCTCACCGCTTCGGCTTCCTCGAACGTCTTTCCTTGCTCGTCGGGCGGCATCGTCACGCCGGCCAGCGCGCCGACCTCGACCGCCGCCTCACGGCACGCATCCCACCGCGCGTCGACCCACACGGCATCGGCGTCGCTCTCCGGCGCGATCCGCTCGTGGAACGGCCGCAGCTTCTCGAACGGCCCGTTGACGATCGCCGCCACGCTCGCATAAGCGCGCTTTCGCCGATCGATCCAGCCCTCCTTCTGGGCACAGGCCGCCACGAGACAGGCCAGGAGCCCCACGGCGAGCACTCGACCTGCACACCGTCGAAGGCGATCCCCACGGCTGCTTCCCTGCACCTTCATGGCCTCACGCTCACCCGACGGCATCTGCGCGCTCCTGTGCATCATCGTCCAGCGCGAGAAGCGCCCCGAGCGCTGCAGCGCAGACCGTCTCGGTCCTCAGCGTGAACCTCCCCAGCCTCACCCGAACGAACCCCGCGGACGAGCAGGCGTCCATCTCCTCCTCCGAAAGGCCCCCCTCTGGACCCACCAGCAAGGCGATCCCTCGACGGCCTCCCGCATCGCCCAGCATTCCGCCGAGCCATGTCCCCAGCGAGCGCTCCGCGCGAGGATCGAGACACACCGCAGCCTCCCCGTCGAGGGCCTCGAGCACCTCCGTGAGCGGCAGCGGCCCCTCGATGCGCGGCGCATCCCCCCGACCGCACTGTCTCGCCGCCTCGACCGCGACGCGACGCCACCGCCCTCCTCGGTCCCCCTGCGGTCGCGCCACGCAGCGCGCGCTCAGCGCGGCGACCACGCGCGTCGCCCCCAGCTCGGTCGCATCCCGGATCACCGCGTCCAGCTTGTCCCCCTTGCCCACGCACTGGATCAAGGTCACGGCACGCCGGGGCACGAGCGACGCGGCGCGCACGACGTCGATCCGCGCGGCGGAGGGCCCTTTTCCGGAACCGACCAGCAGCGCCTCCGCCTCCAGCGCGCGCTCCGGGTCGAAGGCCAGGAACCGCTCCCCCTCCCGCAGCCTGTGCACACGGCTCACGTACCGCGCCACCTCGGGCGACAGCGGCACGAGCCCCGGCGCAAGCGAGGTGAGCGGCACACGCAGCAAGCCCTGACGCATCCGTCGCGCCTGCTCAGCCTGCGAACGCGATGGCGACCCACGCCGTGTCGGCCGCGGCAGCGTCTCCCCGACGCCGTGTCTCCACGTGCCGGAGCCCGCGGGGCAGACCGAGGTAGCGCGCAACGATCTCGTCGTGCTCGCTCTCCAGGATCCCGGAGAGGATCAACCAGCCACCTTTCGCGACGAGCCGCACCAGATCCTCGGCCATCGGCCGCAGCACCCGCGCCTCGATGTTCGCGACGACCCACGGAAACTCACGGGTGATGTCCTCGGTCGTCGCCTCGCGCGCCTCCACCCGATCACGGAGCCCGTTCCGCTCGGCGTTCTCCTCGACCACCTCGATCACGTCGGCATCGTTGTCCACGGCGACCGCGCGGCTCGCCCCGAGCTTCAGCGCGACGAACGCGAGGATCCCGCTCCCGGTGCCGACATCGAGCAGCTCCTTGCCCGAAAGTTCGTCCGCGTGGGCGTCGAGCAGCTCGGCCACCAGCGACGTCGTCGCGTGCAGCCCCGTCCCGAAGGCGCGCCCAGGCTCCAGCCACAGGACGTGCCCATCCGCGGGAGGGGTCGGCGCCTCGACCCACGGCGGGGCCACGGTGATCCGCGGCGTCAACGCGAACGGCGCGAAGTGCTCCTTCCACGCATCACGCCACGCATCCCCCACCACCTCCTCGATCCGCGGGGTCAGCGTCGCGTCGATCTCGCGCAGCGCCTCGATCGCCGACTCCGCCTCCGCGCGCTCGGCGAAGCTCGCCACGAGCGTCACCCGTCCCGCCCCGACCCCACGGAGCAGCGTCTGATCGTCACGCTCCTCCACGCCCGACGCCCCCAGCTCGAACAAGGTCGCGGCCAGCTCGTCCGACACCTCGGCGGACACGTCCACCACCACGAACGGATAACGCGGCTCCGATTCTGCACTCATCCAGACTTCCTCATATTTTTCCGCAATACCGCCGGCGGGAGGGCACCGACACGAGCACGTCGAGCCGGGAAGCTGCAGGCGGCACCATCTCGCCTTCGCGCAGCACCATCGCCGTCAGCCTTCCCCCGTACACAGCCCCCGTATCGATGCCCGTCGCCCAGGAATGAAGCTGCGGCTCGGGCTTGGCGTTGTGCCCGAACACGAGATGCGGCGGGCCGACGTACGTCTCCCCCCACAACCGCTTCCCACCGCGTCGCTCCACCGGCTCCCCATAGCGGCCCAGGCAGCGCACGTACATCAGGGTGTGCGGATCCTGGCGCTCGATCGGGAGTCCGGGCACGACCCCCGCATGC is part of the Chondromyces crocatus genome and encodes:
- a CDS encoding CehA/McbA family metallohydrolase, which translates into the protein MRWRSHLGLLPFALLTATPGCSGDDDEKKTPPPSNPCEVPAVFEAGSAEGHADPLGAKAAGQARAGRIRDGASFPQPAHGRQQIQTGDIVLINDKISVVIEDAGISDGYGRYGGEIIAIDKVGDDGRPMGVSRYLETLAGLGTESILPEEVSVLNDGSNGEAAVVRVSGVLSPIPFIKDSLGAILASYGLRAAHDFILEPGAERVRVVLHVVNDREQELNFGVDREGSDELVGFFHASQSQMMTPEFGFQDPDGVVSWVGFDGGPFGFAWRSPRGPMDFALFISGFALFLGPAFVADACSVTTVEHGEFIAGGPHYDGLREAIRRVDEEAPWREVRGKVTDADGLPVAGAWVHAESAGGEYLSRVVADDEGNYLLHAPPTDDVVLIPQLRGYPPHDGTVVPPGESEAVLSFEPHGIIHVVATDAPNGEPLPVRVQVIPASSLPATPRTYGVKDEVGGRLHQDFAVTGEAHLIVPPGQHQVLVTRGYEWELFDMQVTVDAGQTVDVPVALEHSVDTSGVFCADFHMHAWFSADSSDPVDYKVKGAIADGLDIPVSSEHDWVADFQPVIERLGLTSWAFGVASQELTTFKFGHFGILPLEPKPGQLNNGAVDWIDLTPQEVFDSAHKQAEDPLVIVNHPSGSSFSGYFRASSYDRKKGSGSPDLWSDHFEAVEVFNESDFEDNRNESVADWFSLLNHGHKFWATGASDSHEQRTNPSGYPRTCLLFGHDDITALTPKAVRDVMAAGAATVSGGLFMTVAGPGGETPGEMVTTTNGKATFTVTVQAPSWVGADTLETIVNGETISVEPLMPIGNGQPGKRFMTQVEVSRDASRDVNWVVFHAKGDADLAPLRPGRRPFAVSNPVFLR
- a CDS encoding serine/threonine-protein kinase, whose translation is MFPAEPVPETLGTYKVLKRLSGTGSTSVYLARLDGPMGFQRNCELKLVPNTAEGDSRFAEELAREAWICSRLNHPAIVRMYDFFEHEEKLVLVLEHVEGVHLDRFLRHLVSRRLKLGDASIYYIMQQVSGALAHAHTQTDQEGEPAPVIHRNIHPGNIVIGWDGQVRVTGFGLGKILGRTPDTVVGTVKGTPGYMAPEQSRGERATTKADIYAVGLLLWAMLAGRRPPVDGSRPAQISTLRPDVPQPVMAMIEAALSPKPEDRKTDCSIIEKTLIRVLRPELGKGELVRCIQSVHATIELEDAGGEDARRPTIPVKAKENFFVKVPGAARLPAESTEDGATEISPDDLEAVEEPAGDAASAAVSPPAQAKPGGAAESPSHIQFGAPPPLPAPPVVIATQVSGMTPAPSQVSAGLSGMTPAPGGQIHFGPPPTLPSGTPVFGAAPSGVPTSGTPSNVATEVTESRSLVPSSRSLFGTVIVSAATATLVAVVWIVVAYRAPQPQDGSATPGTSAAATTSALPTAVPLPPPPVPEVSTRPTAAPEPDAATLPAGAGYLTISFPVEASVYISGRYLGEANGPLQVRCGTWFVRLAQPGKNKYPEWLTKGQTVNVTCQGTTRLAMQPLPGKVP
- a CDS encoding TetR/AcrR family transcriptional regulator, coding for MCAVRRSGSSEGKLTSTRGPRLRLDLDERRAQLVELGLAAFYERSYDEVSIDDVARSAGVSKGLLYHYFPTKRDFYIACLSEAARQLLATTVLEGAEAPPLERVRHGVEAYLDYVVRHARAYTTLFRGGIGSDPGVVAIIEQTRATYLERLLEGVDGVPFVQGNPPALRLALRGWIGLVEVTSLDWVERRELPLAAICDFLLEMLLSALRASGALAVAQEDVTPRNERA
- a CDS encoding metal-dependent hydrolase encodes the protein MASPHPIRPRKLDLDFGAVPRAWFAGNAAATGIANGVNLLFPIGERFFVRSVLRHMDRLDPALQEQVRGFFGQEGRHAGAHERFFAAMRSHDYRFDRFLEIFETVIRYQEEHLPAVLSLSATAAAEHYTALLAEAVLRRRALEHAHPALRDLLLWHAAEEIEHKAVAFDALQQVNPSYAVRMAGLALASSILFSFWFAATVMLWHQDGMSPLGALRELRKLRERARAAGVEAHTSLVRTTMLRGLLQYLSPGFHPSDNDNDALAQAYLVEAGLEPAA
- a CDS encoding RsmE family RNA methyltransferase, whose protein sequence is MRQGLLRVPLTSLAPGLVPLSPEVARYVSRVHRLREGERFLAFDPERALEAEALLVGSGKGPSAARIDVVRAASLVPRRAVTLIQCVGKGDKLDAVIRDATELGATRVVAALSARCVARPQGDRGGRWRRVAVEAARQCGRGDAPRIEGPLPLTEVLEALDGEAAVCLDPRAERSLGTWLGGMLGDAGGRRGIALLVGPEGGLSEEEMDACSSAGFVRVRLGRFTLRTETVCAAALGALLALDDDAQERADAVG
- a CDS encoding 50S ribosomal protein L11 methyltransferase, whose product is MSAESEPRYPFVVVDVSAEVSDELAATLFELGASGVEERDDQTLLRGVGAGRVTLVASFAERAEAESAIEALREIDATLTPRIEEVVGDAWRDAWKEHFAPFALTPRITVAPPWVEAPTPPADGHVLWLEPGRAFGTGLHATTSLVAELLDAHADELSGKELLDVGTGSGILAFVALKLGASRAVAVDNDADVIEVVEENAERNGLRDRVEAREATTEDITREFPWVVANIEARVLRPMAEDLVRLVAKGGWLILSGILESEHDEIVARYLGLPRGLRHVETRRRGDAAAADTAWVAIAFAG